One genomic segment of Natrononativus amylolyticus includes these proteins:
- the gdhB gene encoding glutamate dehydrogenase GdhB, translated as MASAESTTEDEPEAETAVETARRQLEHAATHLDVSDGVIERLRQATSVYKVTIPLERDDGTTEVFTGYRAHHDNVRGPYKGGIRYHPDVSEEECVGLSMWMTWKCAVMGIPFGGGKGGVVVDPKELSKGEKERLTRRFAQELRPVIGPMTDIPAPDMGTDPQTMAWFMDAYSMQEGETQPGIVTGKPPVIGGSYGREEAPGRSVGIIAREAIDYYGWAVEETTVAVQGFGSVGANAARYLDDLGATVVAVSDVDGAIYDPHGLDTNDVEDHDETPGMVSGYDAPETLSNDDLLELDVDILIPAAIGNVLTAENAHDVQADMIIEGANGPTTSTADQIFEERGIPVIPDFLANAGGVTVSYFEWLQDINRRAWSLERVNDELETEMLGAWEAICTEQEARDISWRDAAYVVALRRIAEAHEARGLWP; from the coding sequence ATGGCTAGCGCTGAATCCACAACCGAGGACGAACCGGAAGCAGAGACCGCCGTCGAAACCGCCCGCAGGCAGCTCGAGCACGCGGCGACCCACCTCGACGTCAGCGACGGCGTGATCGAGCGGCTCCGCCAGGCGACCTCCGTCTACAAGGTCACGATCCCGCTCGAGCGCGACGACGGAACGACAGAGGTGTTCACCGGCTACCGGGCCCACCACGACAACGTGCGCGGCCCCTACAAGGGCGGAATCCGGTATCACCCCGACGTCTCCGAGGAGGAGTGCGTGGGGCTCTCGATGTGGATGACCTGGAAGTGCGCCGTCATGGGCATCCCCTTTGGCGGGGGGAAAGGCGGCGTCGTCGTCGACCCGAAGGAGCTGAGCAAGGGTGAGAAAGAGCGACTGACCCGCCGGTTCGCACAGGAGCTCCGTCCGGTGATCGGGCCGATGACGGACATCCCCGCCCCGGACATGGGGACCGATCCGCAGACGATGGCGTGGTTCATGGACGCCTACTCGATGCAGGAAGGCGAAACCCAGCCCGGCATCGTCACCGGCAAGCCGCCGGTCATCGGCGGCTCCTACGGCCGCGAGGAGGCCCCCGGCCGCAGCGTCGGGATCATCGCCCGCGAGGCAATCGACTACTACGGCTGGGCGGTCGAGGAGACGACCGTCGCGGTGCAGGGCTTCGGCAGCGTCGGCGCCAACGCCGCCCGCTACCTCGACGATCTCGGGGCGACCGTCGTCGCCGTCAGTGACGTCGACGGCGCGATCTACGACCCCCACGGGCTCGACACGAACGACGTCGAGGACCACGACGAGACCCCCGGCATGGTGTCGGGGTACGACGCCCCGGAGACGCTCTCGAACGACGACCTCCTCGAACTCGACGTCGACATCCTCATTCCGGCCGCGATCGGAAACGTCCTCACGGCCGAGAACGCCCACGACGTGCAGGCGGACATGATCATCGAGGGGGCGAACGGCCCGACGACGTCGACGGCCGACCAGATCTTCGAGGAGCGCGGGATCCCCGTGATCCCCGACTTCCTCGCCAACGCCGGGGGCGTCACCGTGAGCTACTTCGAGTGGCTTCAGGACATCAACCGCCGCGCGTGGTCGCTCGAGCGGGTCAACGACGAACTCGAGACGGAGATGCTCGGCGCCTGGGAGGCGATCTGCACCGAACAGGAGGCCCGCGACATCAGCTGGCGGGACGCGGCGTACGTCGTCGCGCTCAGGCGGATCGCGGAGGCCCACGAAGCGCGCGGCCTCTGGCCGTAA
- a CDS encoding HpcH/HpaI aldolase/citrate lyase family protein, translated as MARRSLLFTPGDRGSMLRKAPETGADVVIFDLEDAVSPSRKDEARETVREVLSDPAFDPDCEVCVRVNPIGRGTADDLEILLGSGESLRLDALMLPKAESGRDVESLVGKLGEYDASAPVLALIESARGVLAASEIAEVAATDALVFGAEDLAADIGAARTDEGTEVLYARQRVVIAAAASGCDAIDTVYTDFGDEAGLGEEAAFAVQLGYDGKMAIHPAQVAPINDAFTPDPAEVEWAEAVLEGKREADADDRGVFEIDGEMIDAPLIAQAERILERTADDDRD; from the coding sequence ATGGCTCGCAGAAGTCTGCTGTTCACGCCGGGCGACCGGGGATCGATGCTCCGAAAGGCGCCGGAGACGGGCGCGGACGTCGTCATTTTCGACCTCGAGGACGCCGTCTCCCCGTCCCGCAAGGACGAGGCGCGAGAGACCGTCCGCGAGGTGCTGTCGGACCCCGCGTTCGATCCCGACTGCGAGGTCTGCGTCCGGGTGAACCCGATCGGCCGGGGAACGGCCGACGACCTCGAGATCCTCCTCGGCTCCGGGGAGTCGCTTCGCCTCGACGCCCTCATGCTCCCGAAAGCGGAGTCCGGCCGCGACGTCGAGTCGCTGGTCGGGAAACTCGGGGAGTACGACGCGTCGGCACCGGTGTTGGCGCTGATCGAGAGCGCCCGCGGCGTGCTCGCGGCTTCGGAGATCGCCGAGGTCGCCGCGACCGACGCGCTGGTGTTCGGCGCCGAGGACCTCGCGGCCGACATCGGCGCGGCCCGGACCGACGAGGGGACTGAAGTGCTCTACGCTCGCCAGCGGGTCGTGATCGCCGCCGCTGCGAGCGGCTGTGACGCGATCGACACCGTCTACACCGACTTCGGCGACGAGGCGGGTCTCGGCGAGGAGGCCGCGTTCGCGGTCCAGCTCGGCTACGACGGCAAGATGGCGATCCACCCGGCCCAGGTGGCGCCGATCAACGACGCGTTCACCCCCGACCCCGCGGAGGTGGAGTGGGCCGAGGCCGTGCTCGAGGGCAAGCGCGAGGCCGACGCCGACGACCGCGGCGTTTTCGAGATCGACGGTGAGATGATCGACGCGCCCCTGATCGCCCAGGCCGAGCGCATCCTCGAGCGGACGGCCGACGACGACCGCGACTGA
- a CDS encoding Glu/Leu/Phe/Val family dehydrogenase, whose amino-acid sequence MSEDANPFESLQSQIDDAAAHLEVDDDVLERLKHPERVLETNLSVELDDGSLRRFTAFRSQFNGDRGPYKGGIRYHPNVSRDEVKALSGWMVYKCAVVDIPYGGGKGGIIIDPREYSEAELERVTRAFATELRPLIGVDRDVPAPDVNTGQREMNWIKDTYETLENTTAPGVVTGKAPDSGGSAGRVEATGRSTMLVAREAFDYLDIEMKGASVAVQGYGNAGWIAADLLEGIGATIVAVSDSSGAIYNEDGLDARSVRSFKNETGTVSGYDGAAEEFSNDDLLTLDVDLLVPAALENAIDRELAEDVDADVIVEAANGPLTPGADAVLTDRGVHVFPDILANAGGVTVSYFEWVQNRQRFYWTEERVNEELEEIIVDAFDALTDTYEEYDLESFRTAAYVVAIQRVVDAFEDAGTFP is encoded by the coding sequence ATGTCCGAGGATGCAAATCCGTTCGAAAGTCTGCAGTCGCAGATCGACGACGCTGCCGCCCATCTCGAGGTCGACGACGACGTCCTCGAACGGCTCAAGCACCCCGAGCGCGTACTCGAGACCAATCTCTCCGTCGAACTCGACGACGGCTCTCTCCGGCGATTCACGGCCTTTCGATCGCAGTTCAACGGCGACCGCGGTCCCTACAAGGGGGGGATCCGCTATCACCCGAACGTCTCCCGCGATGAGGTGAAGGCGCTCTCGGGCTGGATGGTGTACAAGTGTGCGGTCGTCGACATTCCGTACGGGGGCGGCAAGGGGGGAATCATCATCGATCCCAGAGAGTACTCCGAGGCCGAACTCGAGCGGGTGACGCGGGCGTTCGCGACCGAGTTGCGGCCGCTGATCGGCGTCGACCGGGACGTTCCCGCCCCGGACGTCAACACCGGCCAGCGCGAGATGAACTGGATCAAAGACACCTACGAGACCCTCGAGAACACCACCGCGCCGGGAGTCGTCACCGGGAAGGCACCCGACTCCGGGGGGAGCGCCGGGCGCGTCGAGGCGACGGGTCGGTCGACGATGCTGGTCGCCCGCGAGGCGTTCGACTACCTCGACATCGAGATGAAGGGCGCCTCCGTCGCCGTCCAGGGGTACGGCAACGCCGGCTGGATCGCCGCGGATCTGCTCGAGGGGATCGGCGCGACCATCGTCGCCGTCTCCGACTCATCGGGGGCGATCTACAACGAGGACGGCCTCGACGCCCGTTCGGTTCGCTCGTTCAAGAACGAAACCGGCACGGTGTCGGGGTACGACGGGGCCGCAGAGGAGTTCTCGAACGACGACCTGCTCACCCTCGACGTCGACCTGCTGGTGCCGGCGGCCCTCGAGAACGCGATCGACCGCGAGCTGGCCGAAGACGTCGACGCCGACGTGATCGTCGAGGCCGCCAACGGGCCGCTCACGCCCGGTGCGGACGCGGTGCTCACCGACCGCGGCGTCCACGTCTTCCCCGACATCCTCGCCAACGCCGGCGGCGTCACCGTGAGCTACTTCGAGTGGGTCCAGAACCGCCAGCGCTTCTACTGGACCGAAGAGCGCGTCAACGAGGAACTCGAGGAGATCATCGTCGACGCCTTCGACGCGCTGACCGACACCTACGAGGAGTACGACCTCGAGAGCTTCCGAACGGCGGCGTACGTCGTCGCGATCCAGCGGGTCGTCGACGCCTTCGAGGACGCGGGAACGTTCCCCTGA
- a CDS encoding DUF2062 domain-containing protein has protein sequence MFRDRLSLYRARVRRELTAAFEERHTPHEVAASFAIGIFVTAMPTGGLGIGLFFLLAYWWSWVSKTAMFASVVVLNPIVKPAVYVVSYQLGAALVGSEPLFLVGRPLVDSALTVVQLLLVGNLLVALALAAIGYVTVLQLTRSYRRHATRRPESSLSLTVSLLQWRRK, from the coding sequence ATGTTCCGTGACCGTCTCTCTCTCTATCGTGCTCGAGTCCGTCGCGAGTTGACGGCCGCCTTCGAGGAGCGACACACGCCCCACGAGGTGGCCGCGAGCTTTGCGATCGGGATCTTCGTGACGGCGATGCCGACCGGCGGGCTCGGCATCGGCCTGTTCTTCCTGCTCGCGTACTGGTGGTCCTGGGTGAGCAAGACCGCGATGTTCGCGTCGGTCGTCGTCCTCAACCCGATCGTCAAACCGGCGGTGTACGTCGTGAGCTACCAGCTCGGCGCCGCTCTCGTCGGCTCCGAGCCGCTGTTTCTCGTCGGCCGTCCGCTCGTCGACTCCGCGCTGACGGTGGTCCAGCTCCTGCTGGTCGGCAACCTCCTCGTTGCGCTCGCGCTCGCGGCGATCGGCTACGTCACCGTGTTGCAGCTGACGCGGTCGTACCGCCGCCACGCGACCCGTCGCCCCGAGTCGTCGCTGTCGCTGACGGTGTCGCTGCTCCAGTGGCGGCGAAAGTAG
- a CDS encoding acyl-CoA dehydrogenase family protein: MDFDLPDEHRMIRDTVREFCEEEIEPIAQEIEDEHRFPAEVFDQLAALDMMGVPISEEYGGLGGDTLMYAVVAEELGRVSGSIALSYVAHTSLASKPLELFGTEAQKEQWLRPLAEGEYLGGWALTEPGSGSDASDMDTTAETDGDEYVLNGTKQFITNASEAGSVLVKAVTDPGAGYDGISTFIVDPREDDGFEVTTIWEKMGLNASPTCEISLDDVRVPEDRLLGEEGEGWEQTKKTLDGGRISIAAISTGLAQGAYEHAKVYSKEREQFGQPISKFDAIRDKIVTMHRKTERARLLTHKAAVRYDEGEPVGRESALAKLDASEAAREVAEDAVQVLGGYGYTTDFAPQRFYRDAKLMEIGEGTSEIQHLVIGRELGL, translated from the coding sequence ATGGACTTCGACCTGCCCGACGAGCACCGGATGATCCGGGACACCGTCAGGGAGTTCTGTGAGGAGGAGATCGAGCCGATCGCCCAGGAGATCGAGGACGAACACCGCTTCCCCGCGGAGGTGTTCGACCAGCTCGCCGCCCTCGATATGATGGGCGTCCCCATCTCCGAGGAGTACGGGGGGCTCGGCGGCGACACCCTCATGTACGCCGTCGTCGCCGAGGAGCTCGGACGGGTGTCGGGGTCGATCGCGCTTTCCTACGTCGCCCACACGTCGCTCGCGTCGAAGCCGCTCGAGCTGTTCGGCACCGAGGCCCAGAAGGAGCAGTGGCTCCGCCCGCTCGCGGAGGGAGAGTACCTCGGCGGCTGGGCGCTCACCGAACCCGGCAGCGGCTCGGACGCCTCCGACATGGACACCACGGCCGAGACGGACGGCGACGAGTACGTGCTGAACGGGACGAAGCAGTTCATCACGAACGCCTCCGAGGCCGGCTCCGTGCTCGTCAAGGCCGTCACCGATCCGGGCGCCGGCTACGACGGCATCTCGACGTTCATCGTCGACCCGCGCGAGGACGACGGCTTCGAGGTCACCACGATCTGGGAGAAGATGGGGCTGAACGCCTCGCCGACCTGTGAAATCTCGCTCGACGACGTTCGGGTTCCCGAGGACCGACTGCTCGGCGAGGAGGGCGAGGGCTGGGAGCAGACGAAGAAAACGCTCGACGGCGGTCGGATCTCGATCGCGGCCATCTCGACGGGACTCGCCCAGGGCGCCTACGAGCACGCGAAGGTCTACAGCAAGGAGCGCGAGCAGTTCGGCCAGCCGATCTCGAAGTTCGACGCGATCCGCGACAAGATCGTCACCATGCACCGAAAGACCGAGCGGGCCCGCCTGCTCACGCACAAAGCCGCGGTCAGGTACGACGAGGGCGAACCGGTCGGTCGGGAGTCCGCGCTGGCGAAACTCGACGCCAGCGAGGCCGCCCGCGAGGTCGCCGAGGACGCCGTGCAGGTTCTCGGCGGCTACGGCTACACCACCGACTTCGCCCCCCAGCGGTTCTACCGCGACGCCAAACTGATGGAGATCGGCGAGGGAACGAGCGAGATCCAGCACCTCGTCATCGGCCGCGAACTCGGGCTGTAA
- a CDS encoding DUF7544 domain-containing protein, with translation MYAVDDLSDAIDVTREFLTPIRAGTWLKLALIVLFISGAGFNPGFSGGDPGAVSDDPTADTPVETPELTDDLLVLLVVIAVLAFLVWLAWNVLAALMEFVFIESLRAEEVRIRRYGGRNLWRALHLFLFRIALGIAALAAIAVPAGLAFLLAGGLEELTIAVVLSVAFIALVVGFLYVVASRFTTVFVTAVMLTEERGIVSAWRRFWPTMTANWKEYLVYLVLIWIVQFAVGIGVFFLLAIVGIVLALLFGVPALALILLAGDVGVIIGALVAVLGVLTFILLALLIDVPVESYYRYYALLVLGDTDADLDLIADQRARVRGDGGTDDSDAGGYWDRDDRSGAESSEADPWDDVDGWERSSDWDDPDGRDDESSWDDRDGGSRWDDDRDDTR, from the coding sequence ATGTACGCCGTCGACGATCTGAGTGACGCGATCGACGTAACGAGGGAGTTTCTGACGCCGATACGGGCGGGAACGTGGCTCAAGCTGGCGCTGATCGTGCTGTTCATCAGCGGAGCCGGATTCAATCCCGGTTTCTCGGGCGGCGACCCCGGTGCGGTTTCGGACGATCCGACTGCGGACACGCCAGTCGAGACCCCTGAACTCACCGACGACCTGCTCGTCTTGCTGGTGGTCATCGCCGTCCTCGCGTTCCTCGTCTGGCTGGCCTGGAACGTTCTCGCGGCGCTGATGGAGTTCGTCTTCATCGAGTCACTCCGCGCCGAGGAAGTCCGGATCAGACGCTACGGCGGCCGAAACCTCTGGCGGGCGCTTCACCTGTTTCTCTTCCGAATCGCCCTCGGAATCGCGGCGCTCGCGGCGATCGCGGTTCCGGCCGGCCTCGCGTTCCTGCTCGCCGGCGGCCTCGAGGAACTCACCATCGCGGTGGTGCTGTCGGTCGCTTTCATCGCCCTCGTCGTCGGGTTCCTGTACGTCGTCGCGAGCCGGTTTACGACCGTGTTCGTGACGGCCGTGATGCTCACAGAAGAGCGCGGAATCGTCAGCGCCTGGCGCCGGTTCTGGCCGACGATGACCGCCAACTGGAAGGAGTACCTCGTCTACCTCGTGTTGATCTGGATCGTCCAGTTCGCGGTCGGCATCGGGGTGTTCTTCCTGCTGGCGATCGTCGGAATCGTTCTCGCCTTGCTGTTCGGTGTTCCGGCCCTCGCGCTGATCCTGCTGGCCGGCGACGTCGGGGTGATCATCGGCGCGCTGGTCGCGGTCCTCGGCGTGCTGACGTTCATCCTCCTGGCGCTCCTGATCGACGTGCCCGTCGAATCCTACTACCGGTACTACGCGCTGTTGGTCCTCGGCGATACGGACGCCGACCTCGACCTGATCGCCGACCAGCGCGCCCGGGTCCGCGGCGACGGCGGCACCGACGACTCCGACGCCGGGGGGTACTGGGACCGCGACGACCGATCGGGTGCGGAGTCGTCCGAAGCGGACCCGTGGGACGACGTCGACGGTTGGGAGCGCTCGAGCGACTGGGACGACCCGGACGGCCGCGACGACGAGAGCAGTTGGGACGACCGCGACGGTGGAAGTCGCTGGGACGACGACCGCGACGATACCCGGTAG
- a CDS encoding RIO1 family regulatory kinase/ATPase, with amino-acid sequence MDIRQLARGTVEWSRIERVVRTLAERYDREVVRVEFLEADNWLSTPCVIDDEWFVKIVTRQNALVHALLTTGRNVGAFSSGTEGFFDRFDTPLQMVEHEYEATRKMREIGLNAPRPLEAFEVNGLGVLVLEYLPDFRTFEDLSDREVAARAPELFEMLATLHAHRLAHGDLRAENILVCDGEIYFIDATSVHADRVPETTAYDLACAMAVLEPRLGARETVRIAAGVYDAAGLLSAREFLDFVRLRPDHEFDSTALRSEVEKIADLGR; translated from the coding sequence ATGGACATCCGCCAGCTCGCACGCGGGACCGTCGAGTGGAGCCGCATCGAGCGCGTGGTGCGGACGCTGGCGGAACGGTACGACCGCGAGGTCGTTCGCGTGGAGTTCCTCGAGGCGGACAACTGGCTGTCGACGCCCTGCGTGATCGACGACGAGTGGTTCGTCAAGATCGTCACGCGCCAGAACGCCCTCGTCCACGCCCTGCTGACGACGGGACGGAACGTCGGCGCCTTCTCCTCGGGAACCGAGGGCTTTTTCGACCGCTTCGATACGCCCCTCCAGATGGTCGAACACGAGTACGAAGCGACCCGAAAGATGCGCGAGATCGGCCTCAACGCACCCCGGCCGCTCGAGGCGTTCGAGGTCAACGGCCTCGGCGTGCTCGTTCTCGAGTACCTGCCCGACTTCCGGACGTTCGAGGACCTCTCCGACCGGGAAGTCGCCGCCCGGGCGCCCGAACTGTTCGAGATGTTGGCGACGCTGCACGCCCACAGGCTCGCCCACGGCGACCTGCGCGCCGAGAACATCCTCGTCTGCGACGGCGAGATCTACTTCATCGACGCGACGAGCGTCCACGCGGACCGGGTGCCCGAGACGACGGCGTACGATCTCGCGTGTGCGATGGCCGTCCTCGAGCCGCGCCTCGGTGCCCGCGAGACGGTTCGCATCGCCGCCGGCGTCTACGACGCCGCGGGTCTGCTCTCGGCGCGGGAGTTCCTCGACTTCGTCCGACTCCGCCCGGACCACGAGTTCGACTCGACGGCGCTTCGCAGCGAGGTCGAGAAGATCGCCGACCTCGGTCGATGA
- a CDS encoding aldehyde dehydrogenase family protein: protein MSQQASEQVYGHYIGGEWTDGDGSETFDSQNPATGDSLATFNRGTESDVDAALEAAESSFDEWRNLSYIDRAEYLWDIYHEMRERTDELAEIVTKECGKEISEGRADVVEAYHMVEWAAGNARHPHGDVVPSEVGSKDAYMRRKPRGVIGCITPWNFPVAIPFWHMAIALVEGNTVVWKPAEQTPWCGQIIAEMLEDAGVPDGVFNMVQGFGDAGASIVDDSRVDTVLFTGSAEVGHEIAGKVGGEPGKLAACEMGGKNGIIVTEEADLDTAVHSAIMSSFKTTGQRCVSSERLIVHEDVYDEFKERYVETAENVSVGDPLESDTFMGPAIEPEHVEKIKKHNELAEKEGADVLVDRFELSDDEIPEGHEDGNWVGPFVYEIEYDTDLRCLKEECFGPHVALLEYSGDIEEAVEIHNDTPYGLAGAVISEDYRQINYFRDNAEIGLAYGNLPCIGAEVQLPFGGVKKSGNGYPSAREAIEAVTERTAWTLNNSEEIEMAQGLSADIKTSDD from the coding sequence ATGAGCCAGCAAGCATCCGAGCAGGTCTACGGCCACTACATCGGCGGCGAGTGGACCGACGGCGACGGGAGCGAGACGTTCGACAGCCAGAACCCGGCGACCGGCGACTCGCTCGCGACGTTCAACCGGGGTACCGAAAGCGACGTCGACGCCGCCCTCGAGGCGGCCGAATCGTCGTTCGACGAGTGGCGAAACCTCTCGTACATCGACCGCGCGGAGTACCTCTGGGACATCTACCACGAGATGCGCGAGCGAACCGACGAACTCGCCGAAATCGTCACCAAGGAGTGTGGCAAGGAGATCAGCGAGGGCCGGGCCGACGTCGTCGAGGCCTACCACATGGTCGAGTGGGCCGCGGGCAACGCCCGCCACCCCCACGGCGACGTCGTGCCGAGCGAAGTCGGCAGCAAGGACGCTTACATGCGCCGCAAGCCCCGCGGCGTCATCGGCTGTATCACCCCGTGGAACTTCCCGGTCGCCATCCCGTTTTGGCACATGGCGATCGCGCTGGTCGAGGGCAACACCGTCGTCTGGAAGCCCGCCGAGCAGACGCCGTGGTGCGGCCAGATCATCGCCGAGATGCTCGAGGACGCCGGCGTCCCCGACGGCGTCTTCAACATGGTCCAGGGCTTCGGCGACGCCGGCGCGTCGATCGTCGACGACTCCCGCGTCGACACCGTTCTCTTCACGGGGTCGGCGGAGGTCGGCCACGAGATCGCCGGCAAGGTCGGCGGCGAACCCGGCAAGCTCGCCGCGTGTGAGATGGGCGGCAAGAACGGCATTATCGTCACCGAGGAGGCAGACCTGGATACGGCCGTCCACTCGGCGATCATGTCGAGTTTCAAGACGACCGGCCAGCGCTGCGTCTCGAGCGAGCGCCTGATCGTCCACGAGGACGTCTACGACGAGTTCAAAGAGCGCTACGTCGAGACCGCGGAGAACGTTTCGGTGGGTGACCCCCTCGAGTCGGACACGTTCATGGGTCCCGCCATCGAGCCCGAGCACGTCGAGAAGATCAAAAAGCACAACGAACTCGCCGAGAAGGAGGGTGCAGACGTACTCGTCGACCGCTTCGAACTCTCAGACGACGAAATTCCGGAGGGCCACGAGGACGGCAACTGGGTCGGCCCGTTCGTCTACGAGATCGAGTACGACACCGACCTGCGCTGTCTGAAAGAGGAGTGTTTCGGTCCCCACGTCGCCCTGCTCGAGTACTCCGGCGACATCGAGGAGGCCGTCGAGATCCACAACGATACCCCCTACGGGCTGGCGGGGGCGGTCATCTCCGAGGACTACCGCCAGATCAACTACTTCCGGGACAACGCCGAGATCGGCCTGGCCTACGGCAACCTGCCGTGTATCGGCGCGGAGGTCCAGTTGCCCTTCGGCGGCGTGAAGAAGTCCGGTAACGGCTACCCGAGCGCCCGCGAGGCCATCGAGGCCGTCACCGAGCGCACCGCCTGGACGCTCAACAACTCCGAGGAGATCGAGATGGCACAGGGGCTCTCCGCGGACATCAAGACGAGCGACGACTGA
- a CDS encoding carbon-nitrogen family hydrolase, whose product MTTDTTTLALAQLRVEPGDVEGNLERALEAISRAADAGADLLALPELFTVGYFEFDLYDEHAEALEGETLTRLADAAADRGIAVLAGTVVEDLAATEAVETPADEGYANTAVLFDADGERRLVYRKHHLFGYDSAETELLVPGERVDVADVCGFTVGVTTCYDLRFPELYRDLVDAGADLLLVPSAWPYPRIEHWETLSRARAVENQCYVATINGAGSFENATLLGRSTVYDPWGTVLASSGDEPTLVSAEVDPERVARVREEFPALADRRRR is encoded by the coding sequence ATGACGACCGACACCACGACGCTCGCGCTCGCCCAGCTGCGAGTCGAACCGGGCGACGTCGAGGGGAACCTCGAGCGCGCCCTCGAGGCGATCTCGCGGGCGGCCGACGCCGGCGCGGACCTCCTCGCGCTGCCGGAGCTGTTCACGGTCGGCTACTTCGAGTTCGACCTGTACGACGAGCACGCCGAGGCGCTCGAGGGCGAGACGCTCACGCGGCTGGCGGACGCGGCGGCCGACCGCGGTATCGCCGTGCTCGCGGGCACCGTCGTCGAGGACCTCGCCGCGACCGAGGCCGTCGAGACGCCCGCCGACGAGGGGTACGCGAACACGGCCGTCCTGTTCGACGCGGACGGGGAGCGCCGACTGGTCTACCGCAAACACCACCTCTTCGGCTACGACTCCGCGGAGACCGAACTGCTGGTCCCGGGAGAGCGCGTCGACGTCGCCGACGTTTGCGGGTTCACCGTCGGCGTCACGACCTGTTACGACCTGCGGTTTCCCGAACTCTATCGCGACCTGGTCGACGCGGGCGCCGACCTCCTCCTCGTGCCGAGCGCGTGGCCGTACCCCCGGATCGAACACTGGGAGACGCTCTCTCGAGCGCGCGCCGTCGAGAACCAGTGTTATGTCGCGACGATAAACGGCGCCGGCAGCTTCGAGAACGCCACCCTGCTCGGCCGATCCACGGTGTACGACCCCTGGGGGACGGTGCTCGCCTCGAGTGGCGACGAGCCGACGCTGGTCTCGGCGGAGGTCGACCCCGAGCGGGTCGCTCGCGTCCGCGAAGAGTTCCCCGCGCTGGCCGACCGTCGGCGACGGTGA
- a CDS encoding SRPBCC family protein: MTVRVERSFELSAPPERVWSFIAEPENRARAISVVSDFTIDDPEGRHATWHVELPIPFVSKTVPVDTEDVIRRPPEYVKFVGRSKAMTVTGEHEVVETESGSRLENRFVVDGRVPGVEKFFKRNLDGELENLRRALEADIRSDS, encoded by the coding sequence ATGACTGTGCGGGTCGAGCGGTCGTTCGAGTTGTCGGCGCCACCGGAGCGAGTCTGGTCGTTCATCGCGGAGCCCGAAAACCGGGCGCGAGCGATCAGCGTCGTCTCGGACTTTACGATCGACGACCCCGAGGGCCGCCACGCGACGTGGCACGTCGAGTTGCCGATCCCGTTCGTCAGCAAGACCGTTCCGGTCGACACCGAGGACGTGATCCGGCGTCCGCCGGAGTACGTCAAGTTCGTCGGCCGCTCGAAGGCGATGACCGTCACCGGCGAACACGAGGTCGTCGAGACCGAGAGTGGCAGCCGCCTCGAGAACCGCTTCGTCGTCGACGGGCGCGTCCCCGGCGTCGAGAAGTTCTTCAAGCGGAACCTCGACGGCGAACTCGAGAACCTGCGACGGGCGCTCGAGGCCGACATCCGTTCTGACTCCTGA
- a CDS encoding DUF7123 family protein, which yields MTDYSDEEQRIISYLRESATRGEQYFRAKNIAKAIGLSSKQVGARLPHLAEKTDEIDIEKWGRARSTTWKVTIS from the coding sequence ATGACGGACTACTCCGACGAAGAGCAGCGCATCATCTCGTACCTCCGAGAGAGCGCAACCCGAGGAGAGCAGTACTTCCGGGCGAAAAACATCGCGAAAGCGATCGGGCTCTCCTCGAAGCAGGTCGGCGCGCGCCTCCCTCACCTCGCCGAGAAAACCGACGAGATCGACATCGAGAAGTGGGGTCGCGCGCGGTCGACCACCTGGAAAGTCACGATCAGCTAG
- a CDS encoding DUF7525 family protein: MAAPTETTTDRGVGLALLLGTLTVLGALLMFTGAPDIGAAWGFAGAVTFGVLAVVGIHLDWD, encoded by the coding sequence ATGGCTGCACCAACGGAAACGACGACCGACCGGGGTGTCGGACTCGCACTGCTGCTCGGAACGCTCACGGTGCTCGGCGCCCTGCTGATGTTCACCGGGGCCCCCGACATCGGGGCCGCATGGGGCTTCGCCGGCGCGGTCACGTTCGGCGTGCTCGCGGTCGTCGGGATTCACCTCGACTGGGACTGA
- a CDS encoding HalOD1 output domain-containing protein, whose amino-acid sequence MGHRGDRIDVSSRAGPSHRVIEAVADAEGVWPEDLTPPEYEPLHAAIDPHALDTLFEPTRTGAARRGGTVTFRYCGYDVTVDDTGAVSLE is encoded by the coding sequence ATGGGACACAGGGGAGATCGTATCGACGTCTCTTCTCGAGCGGGACCGAGCCACCGGGTGATCGAAGCGGTCGCCGACGCCGAGGGGGTCTGGCCGGAGGACCTCACGCCGCCGGAGTACGAACCGTTGCACGCGGCGATCGATCCACACGCGCTCGACACGCTGTTCGAGCCGACGCGAACCGGCGCGGCGAGGAGAGGCGGGACGGTGACGTTTCGCTACTGCGGGTACGACGTGACGGTCGACGACACCGGCGCCGTCTCCCTCGAGTGA